AATACCACACACCCACATAGATATCCCATACTCCTCTCCAGGTTTTTTCCGCCTGATTCAGACGGATAATATATCCCTCCAGCGTATTCAGGCTGACATAATACATCAGTTCCGACTTGCTGTTAAAATAACGGTATAATGCAGCTGACGAACAGCCCAGCTCCTTCGCGATTCTACGAATAGAAAGATCTTCAGCCCCATCTTTCTCCATAATTTTACATACTCTTTCAATATAATCTTTTCTCGTTAAACCTTTGAAGTAATTCTGTGTTGTTTCTTTATTATCCAGCATTGCTCCACCGCCTATTCTTTTTCTTACCTGCTTTTTCTAACTAATTCTTGGAATAATATTGTCAATCACCGATAAATCGATTGTCTTAAAATCATTCGCCACCTTTTCCTGATAACTCTTTGGACTTGGTGCGATATCCTGCCACTCTTGATAAACCTGAATGCATTTGTCGATCAGCATGATATCTTTTATATTATCCTCTTCGCCCTTCGGATATACAACTACCGATCGATATGGTGTCTGATTCGGTTTCAGGCTGGATGCCTGCGGATGTGTCAGAAGCACATGCTTATCATAGACAAGATCTCTCACCTTAATCAGAACGTCTTCATACCCATCAAGAAGAATCACTTTCATCTGATCCTTATACTTCTCATACACTCTGTCGTTATTCGTTACCAATATTGCTTTTTCCAGCTCCCACATGATTGCCGTCTCCCTTCTTAACATCTCATTTCACTCAGATGCGTTTTAATATAGTATGTTTTACTATAGTTTATCATATTTTATCTTTTTTCGCAAATATTCTGTCATTAATTCATTTTGTAAATACGATTCAGTTACTATCTTTATAGTAGAGAAAAAGCTCGGATTTCTCCAAGCTTTCTCCCTGTTTTTAAGTTGTTGCCAACTATATGACCTCTCACTATAATTAATTAATGTATCCGGCTTTCTTAAGCTCTTCATGAGCTTTCTCAAGGTTTGCATCTGATACACGAATGATCGGTCCTGTACAACCCATTCCGCTCTCTGCATAAATATTGATCTTCCATAATGCTTTTACGGCATCCTCAAGATCCATTACTTCGATTCCTGCGATCTGTGCTGTTACAATCTCCTTCGGCGGCTCTTTTACATCCTCCTCTGCTGCAGCCGGTTTTGCTGCTGCTTTTCTTGCATCCAGGATCTTTTTTAAGCCTGCTTTTTTTGCTGCTGCAAATTCTGCTTTTGCTACCTCAAATACTTTATTTCTTACAAGCTGTGCCGCATAACGGATTGCTCCTGCAATAACAGGTGCTCCGCTGGCTCTTGATACGATCATGACTAACTGCTCATATCCTTCGCCAATTCCTGGTCCATATCCGTATCCAGTTGCTTCAAAGCTTCCACCTGTTGCTGCGGATGAAAGCATTTTTACCAGGATGTTTCCTGTCAGGGAATCTGTTACCATGATATCCGGTGTTCCCTGAAGTACGTCATTTCCTCTCATGACACATCCACCGTCTGCTCTTGCAGACTCTGCGAATGTGATATCATATCCGTTCTCCTGAAGCTCTTTGAGAGCTTTCTCTGTCTGACGTGCTCCGTCTACATTCAGGATTCCGACTGTTGGATTAGCAATTCCACATGTTTTTGCTGCAATGATTCCGTAGATTGTGTTCTTGATCATACCTTCGATACGATCTGCACTGGATGTTCCTGTTGTATTTGCTACAAACATCTCTCTTCCCTTTGCCGGTGTCACTACTCGTCCTACTGTAGATACTCCGATTGGGAATGGAAAGTGCATGGTAACTGCTCCGTCTACTTCTCCATTTGCAAGCATCTCTTCCATCTTCTTGTGGCCTTCTTCGTCATCTGCAACTTTTACTGTTGTAACTCCCTCTGCCTCAAGTGATCCGATATAATATACATCAACGCCATCTTTTGCTGCCATCAGGGCTGCTTTCATGGCATTCTCTTCTCCATGTTCGCTTCCCATTCCGGTTAATGCGATCTTTGGTCTCTTTCCATAGCTTCCGCTCTCAAGACCCTGTGCCATCTCCAGGAATGTTTCTGCGATCATCTTTTCTACATTTGCCATCTTTACCACCCCTTACTCTGCTATCAGAGTAGCAGCGAATTCTTTCATTGCCTTAGCGATGAGTCCCTTTACTTCATCCTCAGATACTCCGGCTGCAGCTTCTTCCTGTGCCTTTGTATTTCCATGGATCACGAAAGATACTCCATCGAACAGGTTTGTCATTCTTCCAAGGAACAGACTTCCTTTTCCGATGATCATTGCATTCTTGATCTTTCCTTCCAGAATGTCCTCTCTTGCAACTCCTACATATGGTACTCCTGATGGGATATGTCCCTGTGTCGGTGCCCATCCTGTAAGTCCGTGTTTTGCAGGGAACTCTCCGATCTCTTTACGGTCGAGCTCTCCTCTCTTAACTGCAAGGGCTGCGATCATCTTGTAGTTAGCAAGCGGTACATCTCCAGCTCCTGCCGGTTTTGTGATATCCGGATTCTGCATCTCTGGTGAGTATTTATCGATGTCTGTAATCTTCATTCCTGCTCTGTCAAGCGGATCTGCTACCAGACTTCCGATTACGTTCTGTGGTGCGGAACCTGTTCCTACACTGTGGCGTCCAAGCATGCTAAGGTCGATCTCCGGATTTACTCCATCGTTCTCTGCAAGGATTACACAGAATCCACCAAGGCAGTCCTCAAGGATTGGAAGACCTTTCTTGATGTGGTCTTTTCCGTTCATTCCAAGTTTTGCTGTACAACCTCCGGCTGTTACTGCTACACACTTGTATGCTCCGGATTTTACTAATGCTGCTGCTTCGATCAGTGCATGTGTCGGTGCTGCACAGAATCCTC
The sequence above is drawn from the Dorea formicigenerans genome and encodes:
- a CDS encoding GrdX family protein; translation: MWELEKAILVTNNDRVYEKYKDQMKVILLDGYEDVLIKVRDLVYDKHVLLTHPQASSLKPNQTPYRSVVVYPKGEEDNIKDIMLIDKCIQVYQEWQDIAPSPKSYQEKVANDFKTIDLSVIDNIIPRIS
- the grdC gene encoding glycine/sarcosine/betaine reductase complex component C subunit beta, with product MNSVIKGASYVLAHTPDMVLYNGTTQTTERIVNPDSEYLKEVPEHLRSYEDCVAYWPNQTYIGNVHPDELAQVEAPWYDKKMENASRYGKYGEIMPEEEFLFLVQISDQFEVVKLEKNFVEKYKGQFAANPIITEDISSQIEDGVELSEIEGYVNDEHAEGLYFNHELVGCVKRAHDIDQNLSAHVMHENLMSKATSVLALLYAVRNAGIEKADVEYVIDCAEEACGDMNQRGGGNFAKAAAEVAGLVSASGSDARGFCAAPTHALIEAAALVKSGAYKCVAVTAGGCTAKLGMNGKDHIKKGLPILEDCLGGFCVILAENDGVNPEIDLSMLGRHSVGTGSAPQNVIGSLVADPLDRAGMKITDIDKYSPEMQNPDITKPAGAGDVPLANYKMIAALAVKRGELDRKEIGEFPAKHGLTGWAPTQGHIPSGVPYVGVAREDILEGKIKNAMIIGKGSLFLGRMTNLFDGVSFVIHGNTKAQEEAAAGVSEDEVKGLIAKAMKEFAATLIAE
- the grdD gene encoding glycine/sarcosine/betaine reductase complex component C subunit alpha, which encodes MANVEKMIAETFLEMAQGLESGSYGKRPKIALTGMGSEHGEENAMKAALMAAKDGVDVYYIGSLEAEGVTTVKVADDEEGHKKMEEMLANGEVDGAVTMHFPFPIGVSTVGRVVTPAKGREMFVANTTGTSSADRIEGMIKNTIYGIIAAKTCGIANPTVGILNVDGARQTEKALKELQENGYDITFAESARADGGCVMRGNDVLQGTPDIMVTDSLTGNILVKMLSSAATGGSFEATGYGYGPGIGEGYEQLVMIVSRASGAPVIAGAIRYAAQLVRNKVFEVAKAEFAAAKKAGLKKILDARKAAAKPAAAEEDVKEPPKEIVTAQIAGIEVMDLEDAVKALWKINIYAESGMGCTGPIIRVSDANLEKAHEELKKAGYIN